A section of the Anabaena cylindrica PCC 7122 genome encodes:
- the cofH gene encoding 7,8-didemethyl-8-hydroxy-5-deazariboflavin synthase subunit CofH has protein sequence MPTITIDEILNLALLGYNISPSDGVMLLKQKDPEAIAAIRATADQLRRTQAGDAVTYVINRNINFTNICEQHCSFCAFRRDDGDTDAYWLSWAQILEKSTDAVRRGATEICMQGGLHPQAQIHGKSLPYYLKLVETIKQEFPQLHLHAFSPQEVQFIARLDGITYAEVITALRDAGVGSMPGTAAEVLDDEVRRVLCPEKIDTATWLEIVSTAHKLGVPTTSTMLSGHIETPEQQIGHLEKLRSLQQNAIEQEYPARITEFIVLPFVGQEAPKSLRRRVGRDQPVLKDALLLTAVARIYLGNCIPNHQPSWVKLGLDGAIEALTWGCNDIGGTLMEEHITTMAGAIGGTCMEVETLQKAIASLKKPYQERNTLYQKSGNR, from the coding sequence GTGCCTACTATAACTATTGATGAAATTCTGAATTTAGCTTTATTGGGGTATAATATATCACCGTCAGATGGTGTTATGCTATTGAAACAAAAAGACCCAGAAGCGATCGCAGCTATTCGAGCTACTGCTGACCAACTTCGTCGCACTCAAGCTGGTGATGCAGTCACTTATGTAATTAATCGCAACATTAATTTTACCAACATCTGTGAACAGCATTGTAGTTTTTGTGCTTTTCGGCGGGATGATGGTGATACTGATGCATACTGGTTAAGTTGGGCGCAAATTCTGGAGAAATCTACAGATGCGGTGCGTCGGGGAGCAACGGAAATTTGTATGCAAGGGGGATTACACCCGCAAGCACAAATCCACGGTAAATCTTTGCCTTATTACCTCAAATTAGTAGAAACCATCAAGCAAGAGTTTCCCCAGCTACATCTACACGCATTTTCTCCCCAAGAAGTCCAATTTATTGCCAGATTAGACGGAATTACCTATGCTGAGGTGATTACAGCTTTGCGTGATGCTGGCGTTGGTTCCATGCCAGGAACAGCCGCTGAGGTGTTGGATGATGAGGTACGCAGGGTGCTATGTCCAGAAAAAATTGACACGGCTACGTGGCTAGAAATCGTTAGTACAGCGCATAAATTAGGTGTACCTACCACTAGCACCATGTTATCTGGGCATATTGAAACCCCCGAACAACAAATTGGACATTTAGAAAAATTGCGATCGCTCCAACAAAATGCGATCGAGCAAGAATACCCAGCCAGAATTACAGAATTTATTGTCTTACCATTTGTGGGACAAGAAGCGCCTAAATCCTTACGTCGTCGTGTGGGACGAGATCAACCAGTTTTAAAGGATGCATTATTACTAACTGCTGTAGCGAGAATTTATTTAGGAAATTGCATCCCTAACCATCAACCGAGTTGGGTAAAATTAGGGCTAGACGGAGCGATAGAAGCATTAACTTGGGGTTGCAACGATATCGGTGGCACATTGATGGAAGAACATATCACCACCATGGCCGGGGCTATAGGTGGCACTTGTATGGAGGTTGAAACCTTACAAAAAGCGATCGCTTCGCTAAAAAAACCTTACCAAGAACGGAATACTTTATATCAGAAAAGTGGTAATAGGTAA
- a CDS encoding family 10 glycosylhydrolase codes for MSERPLKFTKPILFWRSLFTLIFSSSLLIPSVGIQPAGAQISQYCQLSAKAIQEKENLRLSALKGKKDHQRRYQKLVKQHAQELQNCRTRNWPQTQAIWLRLYPCDTQPGAIDQIMDRIVSRGYNQVYLEAFYDGQVLLPAAANPTVWPAVIRTVGTERIDLLDVAIKKGQERGLKVYAWMFTMNFGYTYSQIPSRQDAIARNGKGQNSIEVVDNRSQIFIDPYNTQAKTDYYRMVQEILRRRPDGMLFDYVRYPRQAGSDSIATKVSDLWLFTPATQEALFRRAKNAKGLELIRRFLSRGYITAGDIGQVDKLYPQEGEPLWEGRNIPPAQKSLLSATDRQKILQLELWQLAVAHAMQGIIDFVALASYPAQQQGIPAGAVFFSDGNQAVGQGYDSRLQPWDRFPSSLEWHPMAYATCGDNNASCIATQVQRVLSAAQPGTNVIPALAGKWGESISNRPSLEAQMQALRQFSPQLKGVSHFAYSWQYPEHDGDRKFCRNP; via the coding sequence ATGTCTGAACGTCCCTTGAAATTTACAAAACCAATATTATTTTGGCGAAGTCTGTTCACTCTCATTTTTAGCAGTAGTTTATTAATCCCCAGCGTGGGGATTCAACCAGCAGGAGCGCAAATAAGCCAATATTGTCAGTTATCTGCCAAAGCAATCCAAGAAAAAGAAAACCTCCGGTTGTCAGCACTTAAAGGCAAGAAAGATCACCAACGCCGCTATCAAAAACTTGTCAAACAACACGCACAAGAATTACAAAATTGCCGCACACGTAATTGGCCGCAAACTCAAGCTATTTGGTTGCGTTTGTATCCCTGTGACACTCAGCCGGGAGCAATTGATCAGATTATGGATCGAATTGTCAGCCGTGGTTATAACCAAGTTTATTTAGAAGCATTTTATGACGGACAGGTGTTATTACCAGCAGCAGCTAATCCGACAGTTTGGCCGGCGGTAATTCGGACTGTTGGTACAGAAAGGATTGATTTGCTAGATGTAGCGATCAAAAAAGGGCAAGAACGCGGTTTGAAGGTTTATGCTTGGATGTTTACCATGAATTTTGGCTATACTTACAGCCAGATTCCTAGTAGACAAGACGCGATCGCTCGCAATGGTAAAGGCCAAAACAGTATAGAGGTTGTAGATAACCGTTCTCAAATATTTATTGACCCCTACAACACCCAAGCAAAAACCGATTATTACCGCATGGTACAAGAAATCCTGCGTCGTCGGCCAGATGGGATGTTATTTGACTATGTGCGCTATCCCCGACAAGCTGGAAGCGATTCCATAGCCACTAAAGTTTCCGATTTATGGTTATTTACTCCAGCAACTCAAGAAGCTTTATTTCGCCGCGCTAAAAATGCTAAAGGATTGGAATTAATTCGTCGCTTTTTAAGTAGGGGATACATCACCGCAGGAGATATAGGTCAAGTCGATAAACTTTATCCTCAAGAAGGTGAACCGCTTTGGGAAGGACGCAATATTCCACCAGCGCAAAAGTCTCTATTATCAGCAACCGACAGACAAAAAATTCTGCAATTGGAGTTGTGGCAATTGGCTGTAGCCCATGCTATGCAAGGAATAATAGATTTTGTCGCTTTAGCTAGTTACCCAGCACAGCAGCAAGGTATTCCTGCCGGGGCAGTGTTTTTCTCTGATGGTAATCAAGCTGTAGGACAAGGTTATGATTCCCGTTTACAACCTTGGGATCGTTTTCCTAGTTCTTTGGAATGGCATCCTATGGCCTATGCAACCTGTGGAGATAATAATGCTAGTTGTATTGCGACACAAGTACAACGGGTTTTAAGTGCAGCACAACCAGGTACAAATGTGATTCCAGCTTTAGCTGGTAAATGGGGAGAATCAATTAGTAATCGTCCATCCTTAGAAGCGCAAATGCAAGCACTACGCCAATTTTCGCCTCAACTGAAGGGAGTGAGTCATTTTGCTTATTCTTGGCAATATCCTGAACATGATGGCGATCGCAAATTCTGCCGCAATCCATAA
- a CDS encoding LA_3751/LA_3752 family putative glycosyltransferase gives MYKLKVNAPLLIILSGVIFSLYLLSQIPDEIYYSGDGGLKALLAKQISSGKLQFNLDLPAPQWVHDLWNHGLYPFEAPFSYKISNLYYITFPFTFPLVTAPFYALFGFRGFYIIPLISTWFIWLSFYRLCQFYKLDQLITAIGLLTLIFASPLTMYSAMYWEHTLAVCLAFNGLQIMLTKGAKDFSTKNSVFSGILIGLSVWFRPEFLALVAIVIMLVITSYGNSIGLMNGILKPNRRDAEEDKKGVFTSYLGSLYIIQLDLITIIKSKQIIFLTSLILTVLCFFALNKLIYNHPLGAHAFQVVENFSLQARLLKSVKFFNELKNDLPAYFPIIYFAIPVLVISLFRKNINFTPAIKQILLISILFLCLVPVLIPSDGGKQWGSRFLLILIPLLNFIAISCLDRTWKIKKFGIRYISSGIFVTLFILGFHLNTIQGTINCYQKGKMENLAVLNFLRKDSNKIVAVANQYVGQSFETTFKQKTFFLTKQPDDVSKLGLALHEQSYEKFIYICPVYDKCFSSPQIPDKLELSANNKNLTIQLKKIIQNNRYRIEEAAIIENQQKA, from the coding sequence ATGTATAAATTAAAAGTAAATGCACCATTATTAATAATCTTATCCGGTGTGATTTTTTCTCTATACTTGCTATCTCAAATCCCAGATGAAATTTACTATAGCGGTGATGGTGGACTCAAAGCATTATTAGCTAAACAAATTAGTTCTGGTAAGCTGCAATTTAATTTAGATCTGCCTGCACCGCAATGGGTACATGATCTCTGGAATCATGGACTATATCCTTTTGAAGCACCATTTAGTTATAAAATTTCTAATCTTTACTATATAACATTTCCGTTTACATTTCCCCTCGTCACCGCACCATTTTATGCCCTTTTCGGTTTTAGAGGTTTTTATATAATTCCTCTCATTTCTACATGGTTCATCTGGTTGAGTTTTTATCGACTTTGCCAATTTTATAAACTAGATCAACTAATAACAGCCATAGGATTACTCACTCTAATCTTCGCTTCTCCACTAACTATGTATAGCGCCATGTATTGGGAACATACACTCGCAGTATGTTTAGCTTTCAATGGGTTGCAGATTATGTTAACTAAAGGTGCAAAAGATTTTTCTACAAAAAATTCAGTCTTCAGTGGCATATTAATTGGTTTATCAGTCTGGTTTAGACCCGAATTTCTGGCATTAGTGGCTATTGTAATTATGTTAGTTATTACATCATATGGCAATTCTATTGGATTGATGAACGGAATTTTGAAACCGAACCGCAGAGACGCAGAGGAAGATAAAAAAGGGGTGTTTACATCTTATTTAGGATCGCTATATATAATTCAACTCGATTTAATAACTATTATCAAAAGCAAACAAATAATATTTCTTACTAGTCTAATATTAACTGTATTGTGTTTCTTTGCTTTAAATAAGCTTATTTATAACCATCCATTAGGCGCTCATGCTTTCCAAGTAGTAGAAAATTTTTCATTGCAAGCAAGACTATTAAAATCTGTGAAATTTTTTAATGAACTTAAAAACGATTTGCCCGCATATTTCCCTATTATATATTTTGCCATTCCAGTCTTGGTGATTTCTTTATTTAGGAAAAATATCAATTTTACTCCAGCAATTAAACAAATATTATTAATATCCATTTTATTCCTTTGTTTAGTACCTGTACTCATTCCTAGTGACGGAGGTAAACAATGGGGATCGAGATTTTTATTAATCCTCATCCCATTACTTAATTTCATCGCTATATCTTGTTTGGATAGAACATGGAAGATTAAAAAATTTGGAATAAGATATATTAGCAGTGGTATTTTTGTAACTTTATTTATACTTGGATTTCACCTCAATACAATTCAAGGTACTATAAATTGTTACCAGAAAGGCAAAATGGAAAATCTGGCTGTACTTAATTTTTTACGGAAAGATAGTAATAAAATTGTAGCTGTTGCTAACCAGTATGTTGGTCAAAGTTTTGAAACCACTTTCAAGCAAAAAACCTTTTTTCTGACTAAACAACCTGATGATGTGAGTAAATTAGGTTTGGCATTGCATGAACAAAGCTATGAAAAATTTATTTATATATGTCCTGTTTATGATAAATGTTTTTCTTCCCCACAAATACCTGATAAATTAGAACTGTCTGCAAACAATAAAAATTTAACTATTCAACTCAAAAAGATCATCCAAAATAACAGATACAGAATAGAAGAAGCCGCAATTATTGAAAATCAACAAAAAGCCTGA
- a CDS encoding S8 family peptidase, with the protein MVSQFEHLKLPRRINIELPRRRSRGGGGGEKRTDFIEHGKNLLDQIYSLTEPIKQKSNPFRLDPKLIFKIKVAKEGSFSDDNLTKTGLNILAREPNKAIVVFSSDSELKEFRKRLENYSQITAGPEYSYLGAIDELVPLEREDRIGRLLEIKPVEADELVALDLELWHTGDRKEMQKYLDDIAEVLESLPSDTAPMRMSDRYVGDYLCIARIKVTQEALELLLEVEIVKEIDRPSQPAFERNADYNLPISSFPEVVSPPQENCGILVIDSGVQSGHPLIAPVLGEADVFPDPGQQLIKSGANDVHGHGTSVAGIAIYGNIESCIKQLSFEPTAWLFSARVTDENCKYYEDILLENQLDQAIKAFVDNYHNCKVINISLGDDDQFYIDGMKQFRLAAKIDEIAYQYQNKNIIFVISAGNTNPPHEEARSDEQLLTDYPNYLLNKTARIIDPATSAIALTVL; encoded by the coding sequence ATGGTAAGTCAATTTGAACACCTAAAATTACCGAGAAGAATTAACATCGAATTACCACGACGACGATCTCGTGGTGGTGGGGGTGGTGAAAAACGCACTGATTTCATTGAACACGGTAAGAATTTATTAGATCAAATTTATAGCCTGACTGAACCTATCAAGCAAAAGAGCAACCCTTTCCGTCTTGACCCAAAATTGATTTTTAAGATCAAAGTTGCTAAAGAAGGATCTTTTTCAGACGATAATTTGACTAAAACAGGACTAAATATTCTAGCACGTGAACCCAACAAAGCGATTGTCGTTTTCTCTTCTGACAGTGAGCTAAAAGAATTTAGGAAACGTTTAGAAAATTACAGTCAAATTACGGCAGGACCTGAATATTCATATTTAGGGGCAATTGATGAGTTAGTTCCCCTCGAACGCGAAGATCGCATTGGTCGTCTGTTAGAAATAAAGCCTGTAGAAGCAGATGAACTTGTTGCTTTAGATTTGGAACTCTGGCACACAGGGGATCGCAAGGAAATGCAAAAGTATTTAGATGATATTGCCGAGGTGCTAGAGAGTTTACCCAGCGATACTGCTCCTATGAGAATGAGTGATAGATACGTTGGTGATTATCTATGTATAGCTCGAATTAAAGTCACTCAGGAAGCTTTAGAGCTTTTGTTAGAAGTAGAAATCGTCAAAGAAATTGATCGTCCTTCTCAACCTGCATTTGAAAGAAATGCTGATTATAATTTACCAATTTCTAGTTTCCCTGAAGTTGTTTCTCCACCTCAAGAGAATTGCGGCATTCTTGTTATAGACTCAGGTGTACAGAGTGGTCATCCATTAATTGCTCCAGTGCTGGGTGAAGCTGATGTATTTCCAGATCCAGGACAGCAATTAATAAAAAGTGGTGCAAATGATGTACATGGACATGGTACAAGTGTTGCTGGCATTGCCATTTATGGAAATATTGAAAGCTGCATTAAACAACTTTCATTTGAGCCAACTGCTTGGTTATTTTCTGCTCGTGTGACAGATGAAAACTGCAAATACTATGAAGATATTCTCTTAGAAAATCAACTGGATCAAGCAATTAAGGCTTTTGTGGATAATTACCATAACTGTAAAGTTATCAATATATCTCTGGGTGATGATGATCAATTTTATATAGATGGAATGAAGCAGTTTCGATTAGCGGCAAAGATAGATGAAATTGCTTATCAATACCAAAACAAAAACATTATTTTTGTAATTTCAGCGGGAAATACTAACCCACCTCATGAAGAAGCAAGATCAGATGAGCAACTACTGACTGACTACCCAAATTATTTACTGAATAAAACTGCTCGAATTATTGATCCAGCAACTTCTGCGATCGCACTAACTGTTCTGTAG
- the psb27 gene encoding photosystem II protein Psb27, with translation MKRYWSRLLALVLVLSIGLMGCSGTPDGLTGDYRQDTLTLVNTMRQALDVSQESPNKAELQAVARQQINDFSARYQRANSSVSALSSFTTMRTALNALAGHYSSYPNRPVPEKLKTRLEKELNLVEIALKRGS, from the coding sequence ATGAAGCGTTATTGGTCGCGTCTACTTGCCCTAGTTTTGGTTCTAAGCATCGGCTTAATGGGTTGTTCAGGTACTCCTGATGGTTTGACTGGGGATTATCGTCAAGATACCTTGACTCTAGTTAATACAATGAGACAGGCTCTAGATGTATCACAAGAATCTCCCAATAAAGCAGAACTTCAAGCAGTCGCACGTCAACAAATTAATGACTTTTCTGCTCGCTACCAACGAGCTAATTCTTCTGTTTCCGCCCTTAGCTCCTTTACAACCATGCGAACAGCCCTCAACGCTTTAGCTGGACACTACAGTTCTTACCCAAATCGTCCCGTCCCAGAAAAGCTCAAAACTCGTCTAGAGAAGGAGTTAAACCTCGTAGAAATAGCACTAAAGCGTGGTAGTTAA
- a CDS encoding NAD(P)H-quinone oxidoreductase subunit 4: MANFPWLTTIILFPIAASLLLPIIPDKDGKTVRWYSLVVGLIDFALIVYVFCTGYDFSNPDLQLVESYPWVPQLGLNWSVGVDGLSMPLVLLTGFITTLAVLAAWPVTFKPKLFFFLILAMYGGQIAVFAVQDMLLFFLVWELELVPIYFLLSIWGGKKRQYAATKFILYTAGGSLFILLSSLTMGFYGDTVTFDMRSLALKDYGLNLQLLLYAGFLIAYAVKLPIIPLHTWLPDAHGEATAPVHMLLAGILLKMGGYALIRMNAQMLPDAHAYVAPVLVVLGVVNIIYAALTSFAQRNLKRKIAYSSISHMGFVLIGIASFTDLGLSGAVLQMVSHGLIGASLFFLVGATYDRTHTLMLDEMGGVGKRMRKIFAMFTTCSMASLALPGMSGFVAELMIFVGFATSDAYNPTFKVIVIFLMAVGVILTPIYLLSMLREIFYGQENEELVSHQALIDAEPREVFIIACLLIPIIGIGFYPKLLTQMYDATTVQLTARLRDSVPTLTAEKTVETVSFNAPIIGN; encoded by the coding sequence ATAGCTAATTTTCCGTGGCTGACGACGATTATTTTGTTCCCAATCGCCGCGTCACTACTACTTCCTATCATCCCAGATAAAGACGGCAAAACAGTGCGCTGGTATTCCCTGGTTGTCGGGTTGATAGATTTCGCACTGATTGTTTACGTTTTTTGTACTGGGTACGATTTCTCCAATCCCGATTTGCAACTGGTGGAGAGTTACCCCTGGGTTCCACAGCTAGGTTTGAACTGGTCAGTAGGGGTAGATGGCTTGTCTATGCCCCTAGTTCTCTTGACTGGATTCATTACCACCTTGGCAGTTTTAGCAGCCTGGCCTGTCACCTTCAAGCCGAAATTATTTTTCTTCTTGATTCTGGCTATGTATGGCGGTCAAATTGCTGTATTCGCTGTCCAGGATATGCTGTTATTTTTCCTGGTGTGGGAATTGGAACTTGTACCGATATACTTCCTGCTGTCGATTTGGGGAGGTAAAAAGCGCCAATATGCAGCGACCAAGTTTATTTTATACACTGCTGGTGGGTCGCTATTTATTCTGCTGTCTTCCTTGACAATGGGATTTTATGGCGATACAGTGACCTTCGATATGCGATCGCTCGCCCTCAAAGACTACGGCCTCAATTTACAACTTTTACTCTACGCTGGCTTCCTGATTGCCTACGCTGTCAAGTTGCCTATCATACCCCTCCATACCTGGCTACCAGATGCCCACGGTGAAGCTACAGCACCCGTGCATATGTTACTAGCAGGTATTTTGCTCAAAATGGGTGGTTATGCCTTAATTCGCATGAATGCCCAAATGCTCCCCGATGCCCACGCTTACGTTGCACCAGTGTTAGTGGTTTTGGGGGTAGTAAATATCATCTACGCTGCCTTAACATCCTTTGCCCAGCGTAACCTCAAGCGAAAAATTGCCTATTCTTCAATTTCCCATATGGGATTTGTTCTCATTGGTATTGCCTCCTTCACCGATTTAGGTTTAAGTGGGGCAGTTTTACAAATGGTTTCTCACGGACTAATTGGGGCAAGTTTGTTCTTCTTAGTCGGTGCAACTTACGACCGCACACACACCCTAATGCTAGATGAAATGGGTGGTGTTGGTAAAAGAATGCGGAAGATTTTCGCCATGTTTACAACTTGTTCAATGGCATCTTTAGCATTGCCAGGAATGAGTGGCTTTGTAGCAGAATTAATGATATTCGTTGGTTTTGCTACTAGCGATGCTTATAACCCGACATTCAAAGTTATCGTTATTTTCTTGATGGCAGTTGGTGTAATTTTAACGCCAATTTATCTGTTATCAATGTTGCGAGAGATTTTCTATGGTCAAGAAAACGAAGAATTAGTTTCTCACCAAGCTTTGATAGATGCCGAACCCCGTGAAGTATTTATCATCGCTTGTTTGTTGATACCAATTATCGGCATTGGTTTTTATCCCAAATTGCTAACACAAATGTACGACGCTACAACTGTACAATTGACAGCAAGATTGCGTGATTCTGTGCCAACTTTGACGGCAGAAAAAACAGTAGAAACGGTTTCTTTTAATGCGCCAATAATTGGTAATTAA
- a CDS encoding glycosyltransferase family 39 protein: MKTNSPVNHLKNLLSVEKISLIVIALAVLLRIINLGTREFWYDEVLSLLLSTSKNNAYKMPGDAPVVLAEYTSLLRLPVESGVRDFFLTIRDLIKNLLGGEPHPPIFFLSQHFWLRLFGNSEAAMRSLNTLISIAAMGGAYGLGKFILGHRGGLFLAALLGISPFYLFHSLNFRMYAPLVLWAVLSAWSLLHLIEQQNSQNPQSRRSQIFWNGLLIISSAAGLMTFYLYAYWLIVLGVLVLYLDRRHWLQHGLRLGSGVLLTMPWVLWGTIKQLRNADLDRFGKAKSTLPPLLRHLQDFTNTLGTDVLIGDWASSLDPMIITVAGSLVILLFLAFSIHLWRKGEQKNLGTVLILGILPLLLALLVDITTKKFTLGFGFGRTMIIIVPGCLLLIALWVEKAVAKQWRALVAAGVLLVYLTISVGDLSLRHRSVFRPVAELIAQDANQPTLIAMNSKAWGHVMRVAYYVPTEYPVMFLSQKPSELATSLEKVLREEPTKYSRIIWLDSANPLWSRLKTPAEVEREQQKIQQVLSSQFQLKNTQNLLGTMTLDGFTAKLYTRSLSQEAKKY; this comes from the coding sequence ATGAAAACAAACTCACCAGTTAATCACCTAAAAAATCTTTTATCTGTAGAAAAGATATCTCTGATTGTTATTGCTTTAGCAGTTTTGCTGCGAATTATCAATCTGGGAACTAGAGAATTTTGGTATGACGAGGTTTTATCATTATTGCTTTCTACTAGTAAAAACAATGCCTACAAAATGCCTGGAGATGCACCAGTAGTATTGGCAGAATATACATCCTTATTACGTTTACCTGTTGAGTCCGGGGTCCGTGACTTTTTTTTAACTATCAGGGATTTAATTAAAAATCTATTAGGAGGAGAACCTCATCCACCAATATTCTTTTTAAGTCAGCATTTTTGGCTGCGTCTTTTTGGCAACAGTGAAGCAGCAATGAGGAGTTTAAACACCTTAATTAGCATTGCCGCTATGGGTGGTGCTTATGGTTTAGGAAAGTTTATTTTAGGACATCGGGGCGGATTGTTTTTGGCAGCACTGTTAGGAATTAGTCCTTTTTACTTATTTCATTCTCTCAATTTCAGGATGTATGCCCCCCTGGTATTGTGGGCAGTATTAAGTGCATGGTCACTACTGCATCTTATTGAACAACAAAATTCTCAAAATCCCCAAAGTCGTCGTAGTCAAATCTTCTGGAATGGACTTTTAATTATCTCTAGTGCTGCTGGTTTGATGACTTTCTATTTATATGCCTATTGGCTAATAGTTTTAGGAGTATTGGTACTCTATTTAGATAGAAGACATTGGTTACAGCACGGTTTGCGCTTAGGTTCTGGAGTTTTATTAACCATGCCTTGGGTGTTGTGGGGTACAATCAAGCAACTTCGTAATGCTGATTTAGATCGTTTTGGTAAAGCCAAGTCTACATTACCTCCCTTGTTAAGACACTTACAGGATTTTACTAACACCTTGGGTACTGACGTACTTATAGGAGATTGGGCAAGTAGTTTAGATCCTATGATTATTACTGTAGCTGGTAGTTTGGTAATCTTGCTATTTTTAGCCTTTAGTATTCATCTCTGGCGAAAAGGTGAACAGAAAAACTTAGGTACAGTTTTAATATTAGGAATTTTGCCGTTATTACTAGCTTTGTTAGTAGATATCACTACGAAAAAGTTTACCTTGGGTTTTGGGTTTGGCAGGACAATGATCATTATTGTCCCAGGCTGTTTATTATTAATAGCTTTGTGGGTAGAAAAAGCAGTTGCTAAACAATGGCGTGCCTTGGTAGCTGCTGGTGTGTTGTTAGTGTATCTGACTATTAGCGTTGGTGACTTGAGTTTGCGACATCGTTCCGTTTTTCGTCCAGTTGCCGAATTAATTGCCCAAGACGCAAATCAGCCGACATTAATTGCTATGAATTCTAAAGCTTGGGGTCATGTTATGCGTGTGGCTTATTATGTTCCCACCGAGTATCCTGTCATGTTTCTTTCTCAAAAGCCGTCAGAACTAGCTACTTCTTTAGAAAAAGTGCTGAGGGAAGAACCAACGAAATATTCTCGGATCATTTGGTTAGACAGTGCTAATCCTTTATGGTCACGTTTAAAAACACCAGCGGAAGTAGAAAGGGAACAACAAAAAATTCAACAAGTTTTGTCATCTCAATTTCAGTTAAAAAATACTCAAAATCTATTAGGTACGATGACCCTTGACGGATTTACTGCCAAGCTTTACACTCGTTCCCTGAGTCAAGAAGCTAAAAAATATTAG
- a CDS encoding AAA family ATPase, giving the protein MARGETLRKLFRSFSRNEREEFLAAAMELIEEEKNKNHILLARDLEKLLHNGNGYTKPLAANITPWNQFPEPPKDKDTGLALLEVKKFDLTWDHIVLSEKIFDILQEIVLENRKQDILAAYNLKPKNKLLFCGPPGCGKTQTAKILSSALGLPLVYVNLTAVFSSYLGETATNLQKIFTYIEKGEWLVLFDEFDAIARDRDNLNEHGEVKRLVNSLLQLIDNATNQSIFVAATNHEKLLDSAVWRRFDEVIFFDNPTVELRTALLSRYLSGIRYTAIDLSVFATRLENATGADIERICSDAIKSVILRSERTLTADDLDVAIGRFLERQSIIANSK; this is encoded by the coding sequence ATGGCACGTGGCGAAACCCTCCGAAAGCTCTTCAGAAGCTTCTCCCGCAATGAGAGAGAGGAGTTTTTGGCTGCGGCTATGGAACTTATTGAAGAAGAAAAAAATAAAAACCATATCCTGCTGGCTAGAGATTTGGAAAAACTGCTTCACAATGGGAATGGATACACCAAACCTCTAGCCGCTAACATAACTCCCTGGAATCAGTTTCCTGAACCGCCTAAAGATAAGGATACTGGACTGGCCTTACTTGAGGTAAAGAAGTTCGATCTGACATGGGATCACATTGTCCTCAGTGAGAAAATTTTCGATATTTTGCAAGAAATAGTCCTCGAAAACCGTAAACAGGACATCCTTGCAGCCTATAACCTCAAGCCCAAAAACAAATTGCTCTTTTGTGGACCACCTGGTTGTGGTAAAACCCAAACAGCAAAAATCCTTTCCAGTGCTTTGGGGCTACCACTGGTTTACGTGAATTTAACAGCCGTATTTTCTTCTTACTTGGGTGAAACTGCAACCAATCTTCAGAAAATTTTTACATATATTGAAAAAGGTGAATGGCTAGTTTTGTTTGATGAGTTTGATGCGATCGCTCGTGATCGAGATAACTTAAATGAACATGGTGAAGTCAAACGCTTAGTGAATAGCCTGTTACAACTCATTGATAATGCAACTAATCAAAGTATATTTGTTGCAGCAACTAATCATGAGAAACTATTGGACAGTGCAGTTTGGCGACGATTTGATGAGGTAATTTTCTTCGATAACCCAACGGTTGAACTAAGAACGGCTCTTTTGAGTCGCTATCTGTCTGGTATCCGTTATACTGCTATAGATCTATCTGTCTTTGCTACTCGGCTTGAGAATGCTACTGGTGCAGATATAGAACGTATCTGTTCTGATGCAATTAAATCCGTGATTCTGCGGAGTGAGCGTACCTTAACTGCTGATGATTTAGACGTTGCGATAGGGCGTTTTTTAGAAAGGCAAAGTATAATAGCAAACTCAAAATAA